One Microbacterium marinum genomic window carries:
- a CDS encoding DUF4097 family beta strand repeat-containing protein, with amino-acid sequence MTLEKWLVQPGETRVIDLDGIRRLKIGLVGGQVDVVAHDEPGVRIEVHSVSTKELRIEATDGSVEIDHAQLRWDNFLEVFRNFGSGGPQAEISVAVPRAIALTLGVVSASALVAGIESDAKLNTVSGDIIVDGLTGDVTVNTVSGDVQVRSLTGTLGANSVSGEITATGTIRTASVDTVSGAALIDSTGPAQSIGFNTVGGNVTIRLDQDVATKYALRSVSGKLRVDGVERSESGIGTSYSGTVGELSGSFADVRANTVSGDVTVLRRTPVAAEPGDAPTPEEW; translated from the coding sequence ATGACTCTCGAGAAGTGGCTCGTCCAGCCCGGTGAGACCCGGGTCATCGACCTCGACGGCATCCGCCGTCTCAAGATCGGCCTCGTCGGCGGACAGGTCGACGTCGTCGCCCACGACGAACCCGGCGTGCGGATCGAAGTGCACTCGGTCTCGACGAAGGAGCTGCGCATCGAAGCGACCGACGGATCGGTCGAGATCGATCACGCGCAGCTGCGGTGGGACAACTTCCTCGAAGTGTTCCGCAATTTCGGCTCGGGTGGACCGCAGGCCGAGATCAGCGTCGCCGTTCCCCGTGCGATCGCCCTGACCCTCGGCGTCGTGAGCGCGAGCGCGCTGGTCGCCGGCATCGAATCCGACGCCAAGCTCAACACCGTCTCGGGCGACATCATCGTCGACGGCCTCACGGGCGACGTCACCGTCAACACCGTGTCGGGCGACGTGCAGGTGCGCTCACTCACCGGCACCCTCGGCGCCAACTCGGTCTCGGGTGAGATCACGGCGACCGGAACGATCCGCACCGCGTCGGTCGACACCGTCAGCGGAGCGGCCCTCATCGACTCCACCGGCCCCGCTCAGAGCATCGGGTTCAACACCGTCGGCGGCAACGTGACGATCCGTCTCGACCAGGACGTCGCCACCAAGTACGCCCTCCGCAGCGTCAGCGGCAAGCTCCGCGTCGACGGCGTCGAGCGCTCCGAGAGCGGCATCGGAACGAGCTACTCCGGCACCGTGGGCGAGCTCAGCGGCTCCTTCGCCGACGTCCGCGCCAACACGGTCTCGGGCGATGTGACGGTGCTGCGACGCACCCCCGTCGCCGCTGAACCCGGCGACGCCCCGACCCCCGAGGAGTGGTGA
- a CDS encoding fluoride efflux transporter FluC: protein MASDRPVWWVALLIVVIGGAAGVAARAAAVLPFPADAHPLVVPAVTMGVNIVGSLLLGLLLGVLGDRRPGLRLLVGTGFLGGFTTYSAFAVHSLQVFTDAPVVGLVLIAVSLFGGVIAAGVGLVVGSGRRADAA from the coding sequence GTGGCATCCGATCGTCCGGTGTGGTGGGTGGCGCTGCTGATCGTCGTGATCGGCGGGGCCGCCGGCGTCGCGGCGCGTGCGGCGGCTGTGCTGCCGTTCCCCGCCGACGCCCACCCGCTGGTCGTGCCCGCCGTCACGATGGGCGTGAACATCGTCGGCTCGCTCCTGCTGGGCCTGCTTCTGGGCGTGCTCGGCGACCGTCGCCCGGGCCTTCGCCTGCTGGTCGGGACCGGCTTTCTCGGTGGCTTCACCACCTACAGCGCCTTCGCCGTCCACTCCCTCCAGGTCTTCACCGATGCCCCCGTCGTCGGCCTGGTGCTCATCGCCGTCTCCCTTTTCGGCGGGGTCATCGCCGCTGGGGTGGGGCTCGTCGTCGGCAGCGGTCGCAGAGCGGATGCCGCATGA
- a CDS encoding MFS transporter, translated as MTSDAPRPLWTGRVLAVVGIVLMAFSLRSAVASLSPLYDHIAEDFAVPAAVAGLIGTVPPLCFAVFGLLASGLERRFGLERTTIAALLLATAGLVARALAADAVGLLLGSALVFAGVGVGNVLLPALVKKHFPDRIGLMTTVYSTMMAVSTFTPPLIAVPVADAAGWRTSLGLWAVFALAGMVPWLLLSIRSRAAAADVDIEAVDTRVFGRMWRLPTPWALAVTFFVSSTIAYTCFAWLPTILVDTAGVSPQAAGVLLSLFALIGLPASLVVPSLVARRGVVMPLFAIASGAGVIGVAGLLLIPSTVTWLWVALLGTAPLLFPIVLTLVGLRTRRHDATVALSSFVQSLGYGATMLMPFGIGLLHDATDSWTGALVILGAVALLALPAGLVIARRRAVEQEWEARHGRW; from the coding sequence GTGACATCCGATGCCCCACGGCCCCTCTGGACGGGGCGGGTGCTGGCGGTCGTCGGCATCGTCCTGATGGCGTTCTCGCTCCGCTCCGCGGTCGCTTCGCTGTCCCCGCTCTACGACCACATCGCCGAGGACTTCGCTGTGCCCGCGGCCGTCGCCGGGCTCATCGGCACCGTCCCGCCACTGTGCTTCGCGGTCTTCGGACTCCTGGCATCCGGACTCGAACGGCGCTTCGGACTGGAACGCACGACGATCGCAGCGCTCCTGCTCGCGACGGCGGGCCTCGTCGCCCGGGCACTTGCGGCCGATGCGGTGGGACTGCTGCTCGGCTCCGCACTCGTGTTCGCGGGCGTCGGGGTTGGCAACGTCCTCCTGCCCGCGCTCGTGAAGAAGCACTTCCCCGATCGCATCGGGCTGATGACGACCGTCTACTCGACGATGATGGCCGTGTCGACGTTCACTCCTCCGCTCATCGCGGTTCCCGTCGCGGATGCCGCGGGGTGGCGCACCTCGCTCGGCCTGTGGGCCGTGTTCGCCCTGGCCGGGATGGTGCCCTGGTTGCTGCTGTCGATCCGAAGCCGTGCGGCAGCGGCCGACGTCGACATCGAGGCCGTCGACACGCGCGTCTTCGGGCGGATGTGGCGTCTGCCCACGCCGTGGGCGCTCGCGGTGACCTTCTTCGTGTCGAGCACGATCGCGTACACGTGCTTCGCGTGGCTGCCGACGATCCTGGTCGACACGGCGGGGGTGAGCCCCCAGGCGGCCGGGGTCCTGCTGTCGCTGTTCGCGCTCATCGGCCTGCCGGCCTCGCTCGTCGTCCCGTCGCTGGTGGCGCGGCGCGGGGTGGTCATGCCCCTCTTCGCGATCGCCTCGGGGGCCGGCGTGATCGGCGTTGCCGGGCTCCTCCTCATCCCGTCGACGGTCACGTGGCTGTGGGTGGCGCTCCTCGGCACCGCGCCGCTGCTGTTCCCCATCGTGCTCACCCTGGTGGGTCTGCGCACGCGCCGCCACGATGCGACCGTCGCGCTGAGCTCGTTCGTTCAGAGTCTCGGCTACGGCGCGACGATGCTCATGCCGTTCGGCATCGGCCTTCTCCACGATGCGACCGACTCATGGACGGGCGCCCTCGTGATCCTGGGCGCGGTCGCGCTCCTCGCACTGCCGGCGGGTCTCGTCATCGCGCGGCGACGGGCCGTCGAGCAGGAGTGGGAGGCGCGCCACGGTCGATGGTGA
- a CDS encoding DUF3073 family protein — translation MGRGRQKAKNTKIARELKYDTYSLNINALERELGAPHEDQYEDKWADQYEDDEDEDEDDDSSESTSPSFEKA, via the coding sequence ATGGGGCGTGGCCGTCAAAAGGCGAAGAACACGAAAATCGCCCGTGAGCTGAAGTACGACACCTACAGCTTGAACATCAACGCGCTCGAGCGCGAGCTGGGTGCGCCTCACGAGGACCAGTACGAGGACAAGTGGGCTGACCAGTACGAGGACGACGAGGACGAAGACGAAGACGACGATTCATCGGAGTCGACCTCTCCCTCGTTCGAGAAGGCCTGA
- a CDS encoding universal stress protein has product MTDAAPPPTGRRPHRPVIVGVIPGQHPRVVREAAGYARLHGAALLVTHVDVTRFVSYEDPDGYVHTAPINLDVVPSEALTAQLRDEVERALSGVEVSWSLEQVVGDPAIALKDLAEKTDARLIVVGTRKRGIGESIREFFTGSVAARLAHRQPRPILVVPLGEPARDDEDLWPEA; this is encoded by the coding sequence ATGACCGACGCCGCCCCGCCCCCGACCGGTCGACGCCCGCACCGTCCCGTGATCGTGGGAGTGATCCCGGGTCAGCATCCGCGTGTGGTCCGTGAGGCCGCCGGATACGCCCGCCTCCACGGCGCGGCCCTACTGGTGACGCATGTGGATGTCACGCGCTTCGTCTCGTACGAGGATCCGGACGGTTACGTCCACACCGCGCCGATCAATCTCGACGTCGTGCCCAGCGAGGCGCTCACCGCGCAGCTGCGAGACGAGGTGGAGCGCGCGCTGTCGGGAGTGGAGGTCTCGTGGAGTCTCGAGCAGGTGGTGGGTGATCCCGCCATCGCACTGAAGGATCTGGCGGAGAAGACTGACGCGCGTCTGATCGTCGTCGGCACCCGCAAGCGCGGCATCGGCGAATCCATCCGCGAGTTCTTCACCGGATCGGTCGCGGCGCGGCTGGCCCATCGGCAACCGCGCCCGATCCTCGTCGTCCCGCTGGGTGAACCTGCGCGTGACGACGAGGATCTGTGGCCCGAGGCCTGA
- a CDS encoding fluoride efflux transporter FluC encodes MTGGELVILVVAGGLGAGLRYLVDRAITARRGSRRFPLGILIVNVIGSFALGVIAGLGDLVADPWVAIVGVGLLGGFTTFSTVSVDSARFARAGRRDLAWTNLLGTFGACVVAAGVGLMLGGFFVR; translated from the coding sequence ATGACCGGCGGTGAGCTGGTGATCCTCGTCGTCGCCGGTGGCCTCGGTGCGGGGCTCCGCTATCTCGTGGACCGGGCGATCACGGCCCGCCGGGGCAGCCGGCGGTTCCCGCTCGGCATCCTCATCGTCAACGTCATCGGATCGTTCGCCCTCGGCGTCATCGCAGGTCTCGGAGACCTCGTTGCCGACCCCTGGGTGGCGATCGTCGGTGTCGGCCTGCTCGGCGGCTTCACGACCTTCAGCACCGTCTCCGTCGACAGCGCCCGCTTCGCGCGCGCCGGGCGACGCGACCTCGCGTGGACCAACCTGCTGGGCACCTTCGGCGCCTGCGTCGTGGCCGCGGGCGTCGGTCTCATGCTGGGCGGCTTCTTCGTCCGGTGA
- the purF gene encoding amidophosphoribosyltransferase, which produces MCGIVGVVGQGQANQDVYDALLLLQHRGQDSTGIATAEPGGTFHIAKKSGMVREAFRTRDMRSLLGTIGLGHVRYATKGTASNEEEAQPFYVNAPYGIVLVHNGNLTNTRELTEELFRTDRRHLNTSSDTELLVNVLANELQAVISGLELDHEQIFEAVSRVHDRVEGSYATIALLAGYGLLAFRDPFGIRPLILGTRRAENGRYEWTVASESLVLENGGFDVVRDIEPGEAIFIDLDGNLYTKQCAPAVQLAPCSFEYVYLARPDSVMNGISVYEARLRMGERLADTIAKYTPQGSIDVVMPIPDSSRPAAMQVARKLGIEYREGFYKNRYIGRTFIMPGQAVRKKSVRQKLNAMSTEFKGKNVLLIDDSIVRGTTSKEIIQMARDAGAKSVTFASAAPPIRFPHVYGINMPSRHELVAYNRTIPEIAQELGCDYLVYQEIDDLKAAILEGAPDVEDLDMSCFDGRYVTGTVSDEYLAWVEGTQES; this is translated from the coding sequence ATGTGCGGAATCGTCGGCGTCGTCGGCCAGGGACAAGCCAACCAGGATGTCTACGACGCGCTGCTGCTGCTGCAGCACCGCGGACAGGACTCCACCGGCATCGCGACAGCGGAGCCCGGGGGAACCTTCCACATCGCGAAGAAGAGCGGGATGGTCCGTGAGGCGTTCCGCACCCGCGACATGCGCTCGCTGCTCGGCACCATCGGACTCGGCCACGTGCGGTATGCCACGAAGGGAACGGCCTCGAACGAAGAAGAGGCGCAGCCCTTCTACGTCAACGCGCCCTACGGGATCGTCCTCGTCCACAACGGCAACCTGACGAACACGCGTGAACTGACGGAGGAGCTGTTCCGCACCGACCGTCGTCACCTCAACACGTCGTCCGACACCGAGCTGCTCGTGAACGTCCTCGCGAACGAGCTGCAGGCGGTCATCTCCGGTCTCGAACTCGACCACGAGCAGATCTTCGAGGCGGTCTCCCGGGTGCACGACCGCGTCGAAGGCTCCTACGCGACGATCGCGCTGCTCGCCGGGTATGGGCTCCTCGCGTTCCGTGATCCCTTCGGCATCCGTCCCCTCATCCTCGGCACGCGTCGCGCCGAGAACGGACGCTACGAGTGGACCGTGGCATCCGAGTCGCTCGTCCTCGAGAACGGCGGCTTCGACGTCGTCCGCGACATCGAGCCGGGCGAGGCCATCTTCATCGACCTCGACGGCAACCTGTACACGAAGCAGTGCGCGCCGGCGGTGCAGCTCGCGCCGTGCTCGTTCGAGTACGTCTACCTCGCCCGTCCCGACTCCGTCATGAACGGCATCTCGGTATACGAGGCGCGGTTGCGCATGGGCGAGCGCCTCGCGGACACCATCGCGAAGTACACCCCGCAGGGCTCGATCGACGTCGTCATGCCGATCCCCGACTCGTCGCGCCCCGCGGCGATGCAGGTCGCCCGAAAGCTCGGCATCGAGTACCGCGAGGGCTTCTACAAGAACCGCTACATCGGGCGGACGTTCATCATGCCCGGGCAGGCGGTCCGCAAGAAGAGCGTGCGCCAGAAGCTCAACGCGATGTCGACGGAGTTCAAGGGCAAGAACGTGCTTCTCATCGACGATTCGATCGTGCGAGGAACCACGTCGAAGGAGATCATCCAGATGGCGCGGGATGCCGGCGCGAAGTCGGTCACGTTCGCCTCGGCGGCGCCTCCCATCCGGTTCCCGCACGTGTACGGCATCAACATGCCCTCGCGTCACGAGCTCGTCGCCTACAACCGGACGATCCCCGAGATCGCCCAGGAGCTCGGCTGCGACTACCTCGTCTACCAGGAGATCGACGACCTCAAGGCGGCGATCCTCGAGGGCGCGCCTGACGTCGAGGACCTCGACATGAGCTGCTTCGACGGTCGCTACGTCACCGGCACCGTCTCGGACGAGTACCTGGCGTGGGTGGAGGGCACTCAGGAGTCCTGA
- a CDS encoding PadR family transcriptional regulator, whose amino-acid sequence MPPVFSHGDLRLYLLNLLDEGPRHGYDLMQALSDRTGGTYTPSAGTIYPRLAKLEEEGLVTKSVDGRKTIYEITDAGRAEVAARAGDLEGIEAGLADSVRLIADGVRAGVREAMKSLRADLAAASTAPVSPPEEAPRADGDGRSDAREQVRRAEALIAEFRGDVRTDLRTHVAKGGELAASVIDDLAAALDDAARAVRRATKG is encoded by the coding sequence ATGCCCCCCGTCTTCTCCCACGGCGACCTCCGCCTCTACCTCCTGAACCTCCTCGACGAGGGCCCCCGGCACGGATACGACCTGATGCAGGCGCTCTCCGACCGCACCGGCGGCACCTACACCCCGAGCGCGGGCACCATCTACCCGCGCCTGGCGAAGCTCGAAGAAGAAGGGCTCGTCACCAAGTCGGTCGACGGCCGCAAGACGATCTACGAGATCACGGATGCCGGCCGAGCCGAAGTCGCGGCACGGGCGGGCGATCTCGAGGGCATCGAGGCGGGACTCGCCGACAGCGTCCGACTCATCGCCGACGGTGTCCGCGCGGGCGTCCGCGAGGCGATGAAGAGCCTGCGGGCCGACCTCGCCGCGGCATCCACCGCACCCGTGAGCCCGCCGGAAGAGGCGCCGCGTGCCGACGGCGACGGTCGCAGCGACGCGCGGGAGCAGGTGCGCCGCGCTGAAGCGCTGATCGCCGAGTTCCGCGGCGATGTGCGCACCGACCTCCGGACGCACGTGGCGAAGGGCGGTGAGCTGGCGGCATCCGTCATCGACGATCTCGCCGCCGCGCTCGACGACGCGGCGAGGGCCGTCCGCCGAGCCACGAAGGGCTGA
- a CDS encoding DNA topoisomerase IB, translating into MPRLKRVKPGTDIGYRRLGAGTGFRYVDADGNPLPRREADRVRALVIPPAWQDVWICSDPYGHIQATGVDDAGRVQYMYHPQWTAGRDRGKYARALALAEALPRARGRVTTSLRRDDIDQERVLAAAFRLLDQAAPRVGAERYLVKHGSRGLTTLLRRDALVDGSTVALRFPGKSGQRQEMEIDDIDLATAVQLLVAGRPSSPLLAYRRGRRRVALSGRDVNVYVRSMTGGAFTAKDFRTLRGTILAADALARIGPVDTKTELKRAEVLAVKATSEALGNTPSVARTSYIDPRVFERYRRGILLDTSLSPESAIRQLILN; encoded by the coding sequence GTGCCGAGGCTGAAGCGCGTCAAGCCGGGCACCGACATCGGCTACCGGCGGCTGGGCGCGGGTACCGGCTTCCGGTACGTCGACGCGGATGGGAATCCCCTGCCCCGGCGTGAGGCCGATAGGGTGCGAGCCCTCGTGATCCCACCCGCCTGGCAGGACGTCTGGATCTGCTCCGACCCCTACGGGCACATCCAGGCGACCGGAGTCGATGACGCCGGTCGCGTGCAGTACATGTACCACCCGCAGTGGACGGCCGGTCGAGATCGCGGCAAGTACGCCCGGGCTCTGGCGCTCGCCGAGGCGCTTCCGCGCGCGCGGGGTCGGGTCACGACATCGCTTCGGCGCGACGACATCGATCAGGAGCGGGTGCTGGCTGCCGCCTTCCGCTTGCTCGACCAGGCGGCGCCGCGCGTGGGAGCCGAGCGCTACCTCGTCAAGCATGGCAGCCGCGGGCTCACCACGCTCCTGCGGCGCGACGCGCTCGTCGACGGCAGCACGGTCGCGCTCCGGTTTCCCGGCAAGAGCGGGCAGCGCCAGGAGATGGAGATCGACGACATCGACCTCGCCACCGCGGTGCAGCTGCTCGTCGCCGGGCGCCCCAGTTCGCCCCTCCTCGCCTACCGGCGTGGCCGGCGACGCGTCGCGCTCTCAGGGCGAGATGTGAACGTGTACGTCCGATCGATGACCGGCGGCGCCTTCACGGCGAAGGACTTCCGGACTCTCCGCGGAACGATCCTCGCGGCCGACGCACTCGCCCGGATCGGGCCGGTCGACACCAAGACCGAGCTCAAGCGTGCCGAGGTCCTCGCGGTCAAGGCGACCTCGGAGGCCCTCGGGAACACGCCCTCGGTGGCGCGAACGTCCTACATCGATCCGCGCGTGTTCGAGCGTTACCGCCGCGGCATCCTGCTCGACACGTCGCTGTCGCCCGAATCGGCGATCCGCCAGCTGATCCTGAACTGA
- a CDS encoding DUF7218 family protein, with protein sequence MPAGRGSNSLKDPELYEELRGDGASKEKAARISNAAARDGRSAVGTRGGKSGDYEDWTVADLRGRAKELGMTGYSGKRKAELIDMLRSH encoded by the coding sequence ATGCCGGCAGGAAGAGGCTCGAACAGCCTGAAGGACCCGGAGCTCTACGAAGAGCTCCGGGGGGACGGCGCCTCGAAGGAGAAGGCGGCACGGATCTCCAACGCCGCGGCGAGGGACGGTCGCTCGGCCGTCGGCACGCGCGGCGGGAAATCGGGCGACTACGAGGACTGGACCGTCGCCGATCTCCGCGGCCGGGCCAAGGAGCTCGGAATGACCGGGTACTCCGGCAAGCGGAAGGCGGAGCTCATCGACATGCTCCGTTCGCACTGA